CTGGTCTTTCGGAAGACCCTGGATGGCCAGGATGCGCTCCACGCCCTTGCGACTTTCGCGGGCGCGGAAGAAGCGTTCGTCACGCGTGTTGGCCGCCAGGCGAGCCGCCTCGGTCCACGCCCCCGCGCGGAAATAGTCCGGGTCGCTGTTCTCGGCGATCCCCTTGTGTCCCTGCGCCAGCAGCGGCCGAAGCTGTTCCGGTGGCGCATTGGAACGCTTCGCGATGCTGTCGTAGGTCATGGTGTCCCTGGCTTCCCGCCCCATCCTCACGAGCCGGGCAACGTCGCCGGCAAGGGTGGAAACCATCGTGTCCCGCGACCGGGCTGCCACCTCGAGATCCACCAGCAACGCGCCCAACTGCGCCGATCGAGCCTCTTCAGAGATTTCGCTCCCGGGGCCACCTCCGCGTTTCCGGGGGATCACCGAGTCCGCGGCCGTCCATTCGCCGGCACGCGGCTGCGACGTCTCCAGCCGCGCAGCCAGCCGCTCGGGGTCGAACGGATCGCCGCCGCGGGCGCGGATGATGGGGATGAGCGCGAGCGCGGCGATGCCTGCGGCGAGGGCGCCCCACGCGGGTGCGGGCATCCCCCACCAGCGGCGGCGGAGCTTGATCACTTTCGTCGGGCCCGGCGCGGGAGCCGGCATGGGCTCCGCGGGATGCGCTGCCTCGACCGCTTCCCCGGCTTCGGGCGACTCGTCCGCCACGACCGGTGGTGTCGCAATCACCCCTCGCGCCTCCAGGTCGCGGAGGACCGCGGCGGCATCGGCGAACACCCGGTAGTCGGAATCGGAGTCGGCGAGCCGCGCGACCAGCTCCGCGCGCGCGTGCTCGTCCAGCCGACCATCGAGCAGCGCGGCGATCCGCTCGTCGTCGTCTAAGGACGGCGGCGCCTGCTGTGGGTGTGGATCGTATTCTTTCACACGGTTTCCCCCTCCCGGGGTAATCCTCTGCTAACCTGATTGGATGGACCGGCGGCGGCGGCCTACCGCTTCCCGCCGCTCATCCGCCGCCGGGGTCGAGGAATTCGCGCACGTCCGCGCGGGACACGCCCTCGCCTTCCATCATCCCCCGGAGCTGGTCGCGGATCCGGTGGATCCGCCGGTAGAGCGCCCGCTGGTCCAGGTGCAGCGCGCGGGCGACGTCGGCCACCGAGGTGCCGTCCTGCAGGTGCATCTTCACGATCATCCGCTCCTCCGGTCCAAGCCGCTCCAGCACGCGGAAGAGCGCCGCCAGCACGGCCGAGCGGTGCCGGGCCGCGTCCTCCCGCGACACGCGCTCGTCGGCGCGGCTGTCGCCCTGGGCGCTCTCCAGCGGCTCGTCGCCCACCTCGTGCGGGCGCAGCGGGCGGCGCACGGGCAGGCGGTCCAGGAGGCGCGCCAGCTCGATGTCGGACATCGTGGTGCGGCCCGCGGTGCGCATCCGCTCGGCGGCCTCGTGCAGCCGGCAGCCGTCGCGGAACACCAGCGTCTCCAACTCGCGCGCCACCGGCCCCAGACGCTCGGCCTCGGCGGAGTTGCGCCAGCGGCCCATCCGCTCGCGCCCGTGCGCGTGGAAGAGCCGCGTGATCACCACCGTCAGGAAGGTACTCAGTTCGCTTTCGCCGCGATACTTCCCCAGGACGGCGTAGTCGTTCTCGATCAGGCGCTCCCTGACCCACGAGACGAAGTCGTCCGCCTCGTCTCCCCGCACGTTGTACAGCCGGCAGAGGGATGCGGCGATCGCCTCGATCCGGGGGAGCGAATCGAGGAACAGGGTACGTGGGTCGATCGCGTCGAGCATTGTGAGCGAAACCATGGTGACCCGGAAGGGACGGCAAGTGCCCTCAATATGCGGCGCGGGCGCCGCGAAGCAACATCTGTCTATTCCATCAACGACCGCTGCAGTCGATCTAGTACGGATTCACCGGAAAAGTTTCATCGCGCCGCTTCACTTTCTCCTGTTTGAATAGATACCCGAAACCGCGCGGGCGTTGGGTCGAGACGTGAGCCGCTCGCCCGGCGGCGCGTCGGGAGCGCGGCTGCGTCACCGCTTCTCCGCTTTGACAGGAGATGAGAAGCGCCCCGGTCCAGCTCGGACCGGGGCACCTGGATATTTGACCTGGCGGGGATGGCGATTAGAGCCGCGTGAGCTCGTAGATCTCCGTCTCCGCGGCGCCGGATGCGTTCGCGACCGTGCGGGAAAAGGCGAACCCGAGCTTCTCGAGCACCCGCACCGAGCCGGCGTTCCCCGGCGACACCAGCGCGATCGCGCGCGTGAGGCCCAGCGTGCGCCGTCCGTGCTCCAGCACCGCCGACGCGGCCTCGACGGCGTAGCCCTTCCCCCAGAACTCGGGGAGAAATGCGTATCCCACGTCCACGTCGTCGTACTGCTCGCGCTTGAGCAGGCCGCACATCCCGATGCGCTCGCCCGTTTCCTTCAGCATCACGGCGTTCAGCCCGTGACCGTGCCGCGCGTAGCTGGCGATGGGCCCGTTCTCCAGGTAGCGCACCGCGTCGTCCACGCTGCGCACGCCGCGGTCGCCGATGTTCTGCAGGAACGACGGCTCGTTCAGCAGCCGCAGCACGAACTCCGCGTCGTCCGCGATGAAGTGCCTCAGCCGCAGCCGCTCGGTCTCGACGACGATCATCCAACCGCCCGAATGTCGAAGCGCATACTCTTCGCCAAACGATCAGGGTCGCGTTTCATCTTCAGGGCCCGCTCGACTCGATGCTCCTGCATCGCGGTGTTGTGCTTGAATCCGAGATTCTCATACCAGCGGACGACGTCCAACCGCGCGTCGAGGATTACGTACCGACAGCCAACGATTTCACCGAGAAGTTGGGCCAGCACGATTGCGTCGGCAACGATCCGTCGCCCGAGCCTTCTCGACTGGAAGGACTCGTCCACTCCAACCTGCGCAATCTTCACCGCACCGATGGTCTCGTAGCGAACTCGCACCCCGCGTTCGCGGCGGGAGAGCAGCAGGGAATCCATGCAGACAGTCACGAACCCCGCCAGTATTCCGTGCACATAGTACAGGTAGGTAACGGAGATTCCCTCCTCTTGATCCTCCCACGCGCGCCCGTACAGGAAGAGGTTCTGGTCCTGGTGGCCGCAGTCAAAACCGGTATCGGGAGGGCCGTCCAGCCTTCGAACGGCGACGTCGTCCAACGATATCGCGTCGATCGACATGGCTATGCGAGAGTGAAGGGCGATAAACAAACCGGGCGGCCCTCGGAGGAGAACCGCCCGGGTCGATGATACGAACCGATTGCTATTTCTTTACCGTCGTGGCGCTTTCCGCTGCGAGCCTCTTCCGTAGTGCAGCCATGGCCCGAACATGTTCGAACATCTCGCGACGCTCTGGCGTGTCCTCCGGTGGCCGCGCCATCTCTTCGTAAATCTTGCGCGAGTCTTTCAGCGAGAGGGCACGCGCGCGCTTCGAGCTCATGAGTTCTCCCGGCGGAGCGTGATCAGCGGTTTGCGAGCTTAACACTCGGATGATGAGCCCGGTTCGTCAAGCCCTTTCTTCACTCGTCCATGCACTTCTAAGTGCTAGGCGTCCGGCCACTTAGGGACAGCGAGAGTACACTTCTGCCGCTGGTGCGCAGACGCATTCTCCGCACCGACGTTTCGGGTTCTCGCGTCGTGGGCCATGGAAAATCGGACCGCTCTCGCGCTTATCAGGCCGCCGCGGGCGTGGTCGCGTTCACCTCGACCTGCACGTCGATGCCCTGCAGCACGCTCTGGCCGACGATGCAGAAGTCTTCGAACAGGCCGGCGCAGCGGGCGATCCGCGCCGCGTCCTCGTCGGCCAGCGCGGGCTCCAGGCGCACGCGGATGCCGCCGATGCGCATGCGGCCGCGCTCGTTGCGCACGATGGTGGCGTCCACGTGCGTCTCCATCCCCTCCACCTCGACGTGCGCCTTGCGCATGCAGAACAGCAGGCTGGCGGAGAGGCAGTTTCCCACCGCCGCGGCCAGCAGCCGCGACGCCGACGGGCCGGCACCCTCGCCCAGCGGCGCGGGCTCGTCCAGCAGCAGCGCGGGCACGCCCGGCAGGTGGAAGTCGGCCTCGAACGCGTAACCGCCGCGCAGGCTCAGGTCCACGCTCACGCTCTCCTCGCTCATCGTCGTCATCCCCTCGCGCAGTGTCGATAGTCGTCCCACCGACGCAAGCTTGCGGACGGACGGGCGGCGACGCTGTGGGGGGATGACGGATCGCGTGAGGGGCGATTCCGCCGCCGGGTGAAAGACTACGGCAGTCGCGCGGTCCCGCAGCGCTCGGGAACGGGTACGGGCTGCCCGTCCCGCGTGGTCAGCTGGAAGCGCGCCTCCTGCACGTCGCGCGAGCTGCCGCCGGTCATCACGCGGAAACCGCCGGGCTCGGCCACGCGCCGCATCCGCGCGTCGTAGAAGGAGAGGTCGTCCATCCCCAGCCTGAAGCGCACCACCGTCGACTGGCGCGGCTCCAGCCGGACGCGGCGGAAGCGGCGCTGGTCGATGTACTTCGAGGTGTAGTGGTTGTCCTCTGCCGGCGGCCGGGATAGCTCAGCGCGAAGCCGAAGGGAAACTGCGGAGTCAAGGGGTGAAGAAATCGGCATTGGGGCGACTTCGATCTCGTCCTCGATTCCCCAATCAGCAGCGGATTCGATGGGACAACATACACGCGGTGAAGCGACGCGGCAGAACCCGCGCTGAGGTCTCCGCGCCTCCGCGTCTCCGCGTGAATATGAGACCCAGGTCACTCTCCTCCACGCAGATGCAGAGAGGGCGCCGGGAAGCTTCCCGACGCCCTTTCGACGTGAAACCAGCGGGATCCGTCCGCGCGCTACTGGTTCGGCCGCGGGAGCGCCGTCGGCGGCAGCATGTTGTTCAGGCGCATGTAGTTGGCGATCTGGCTGTAGTGGTCTGCCATGTCCACCACGTGGCCCAGCACCATCCCCGCGCGCGTCACCTGCCGCGACTGGCCGCGGAACGTCATGGTGACCTGGTCGGCCAGCTTCGCGTCGTCGAGCTGCGCGAACGCGTTCTCGCAGAAGGTGAACGAAGCCCTGAGCTGCGCCATCAGCTTCTCCTTGGGCCAGGTGGCCTTCACGGAGTCGGCGGTCGTGGTCTCCTCCTCCGCCCGCGTCCCCTTCATGTCGCCGAACGCATCGCAGAAGATGTAGTTGTCGTTCGCCAGGTGCTGCGCGATGTAGCCGACGGAGAGCTGCGCGGGCGTCGGCTTGTAGCTGTACAGCCGCTCGGGGATCGAGTCGAACGCCTGGGCCAGGTTCCGCTGCAGGGCCATGGTCCGCCCGCGGAACACCGTGGTGATCGGGTTCGCCGGCGGGCCGGACGGCTGCTGGGCGGGGGGCGCCGACCGCGCCGCGCAGCCCGCGAGGCTCGCCGGCAGCGCCAGCGCGAGGAGCACCAACGACGTGGTCTTCATACATCCTCCCGCGAGGGTGGTTTGGGGGACAGGTGGTGAATACAGTCGGTGCCGCGGCCGATTTCCGCAACGGTGCCGAACCGGCCCGCGGCGTGCCTCCACGTCGGCCTCACCGGAGAGCGACGAGAGTCGTGCACGGACGCGAGCTTCCATCCACCTTCCGGCGACCTTCTCTCCACGGAATCCTTCGCGCGGAGGCAGCCAGACAGCCCTGTTGCAACACTATTGCAAACTGCTACCAACATACGTATCATCGCCGTTCAAGTGCGTGGCCGGAACACCTTCATCCCGCACCCCGTTCGTTTCTCCCGTCCTTCCCGCTTCCCCCTCGGACGCCGCGCCCGTATCCACCGGCGGCCTCCCCATCCATCCTTCAATACGAGAGGACCCGTCCACCATGGCGAGGCGCATTCTCAGTCATCAGCCCTTTCGCCCCTTCGAGAAGGGCGAGCGCCGCTACGACGTGGCGGTGATCGGCGGCGGCATCTCGGGCGTGTACACGGCGTGGCGGCTGAAGGAGAGCGATCCGGAGCTGAAGGTGGCCGTGTTCGAATACGGCAACCGCATCGGCGGGCGCCTGTACAGCTACCCGATGCCGGGGATGCCGCACATCAAGGCCGAGCTGGGCGGGATGCGCTGGCTGCTGTCGCACAAGATCGTGGTGGGGCTGATCGACCACCTGAAGCTGGCCACGCGCGAGTTCCCGATGGGGAAGGACGGCGGCGCCAACAACCTGATGTACCTGCGCCGCCGCCAGCTGCGGGTGAAGGAGCTGAACGACCCGGACAAGGTTCCCTACCTGATGAACCCCGACGAGCAGGGGATGAACCCCGACCAGCTGCAGGCCTGGGTGATGAACTCGCTGCTCCCCTTCAACAGCGAGCTGAGCGCCGAGGACTGGTGGACGGTGCCCGTGCTGAACGGCACGCCGCTGTACCAGCTCGGCTTCTGGAACCTGCTCTACAAGGTGCTGAGCAGCGAGGCGTACCAGTACATGAACGACGCCAGCGGCTACTACACCAACGTGGCCAACTCCACGGCGCCGCTCTCCCTTCCCATCACCGAGTACGACCCCAACAACAAGTACTACACGCTCGACGAGGGATACGAGGAGCTGCCGCGGGTCGTGGCCGAGCGCTTCCGCCAGCTGGGCGGCGAGATCCACATGAACCACCGGCTCGATTCGTTCGGCCGGCGCCCCTCCGATGGGCTGTACGCCCTCTGCTTCGCCCGCACCGAGACCGACGCCGCGGGGCGCACCCGCGACGTGGCGCGCCCCGACGCCTTCTCCGACGATCCCGACGCGGAGGCGGCGGACGCGGCGGAGGAGCACGAGACGCACATCGACGCCGACCGCGTGGTGCTGGCGCTGCCGCGGCGGTCGATCGAGCTGATCCGCTGGAACCGGCTGGAGCGCGACGCGGCACTCCGGCACGACCTGGAGGCGGTGATCAGCCAGGCGGCGTTCAAGATGTTCCTGGGCTATCCCTATCCCTGGTGGCGCTCGCTGGGGCTCGACGCGGGGCGGACCATCACCGACATGCCCATCCGCCAGACGTACTACTTCCAGACCGAGAGCGAGATGCCGGAGGGAGACCCGGAGAACCACAACTCGCTGCTGATGGTCAGCTACAACGACCTGGGAAGCGTGCCGTTCTGGAAGGCGCTGGAGGCCGGCGAGCCCTTCGAGGGCACGCCGGGGAGCCCGGCGAACGCCTTCGTGCAGGGCAACGCCGTCCCCGAGCACCGCTTCCAGATCAGCCGCGACATGGTGGAGGCCGCGCAGGAGCAGGTGCGCGAGGTGCACGGCCTGAAGTTCGTCCCCGAGCCGTACACCGCCGTCTACCACGACTGGAGCGAGGACCCCTACGGCGCCGGGTGGCACGCCTGGAAGGCGGGGGAGAAGTTCTGGGAGATCATGCCGCGGATGCGCGGGATCGAGGGCGAGAAGGTGCACGTCTGCGGCGAGGCGTACTCCATCGGCCAGGGGTGGGTCGAGGGCGCGCTGCAGACCGCCGAGCTGATGCTGAAGGAGCACTTCGGGCTGGGCCGCCCGTCGTTCATCCCCAGGGAGTACTACGACAAGGAGATGGGGCCGTGAGCGCCGCGACCACCACCGGCGGGTGCACCGTCGCCCGCTACCTGGCGCTGCGGCTGGCCGAGGTCGGCGCGGGGCACATCTTCGCCGTGCCGGGCGACTACGCCGGCGCCTTCCTGAGCACCATCGACAACGACGCGTCGATCGGCGTGACGCGCGTGGGCACCTGCAACGAGCTGGAGGCCGGCTACGCGGCCGACGCCTACGCGCGGCAGCGCGGCGCCGGCGCGGCGTGCGTCACCTTCGGCGTGGGCACCTTCAGCATCCTCAACGCGCTGGCCGGTTCGTACGTCGAGCAGGTGCCGGTGGTGCTCGTCAACGGCTCGCCCGCGTCGCAGTCGCGGACCACGGAGCGGCGCGAGGGCGTCCTCTTCCACCACTCCACCGGCACCCTCAGCGCAGACGAAGAGTCGGTGCGGAACGTGACCGTCGCGCGCGAGGTGGTGCGCGACCCGCTCACCGCGCCGGGGCAGATCGACCGCGCGCTGACGGCGATGCTGACGTGGAAGCGCCCCGTCTACATCGAGGTCTACGCCAACGTCTGGTCGCTCCCCTGCGCCGGGCCGGCCGGGAAGCTCGAGGCGGGCCCGCTCCCCACGCTGCAGGCCTCGCTCGACGCGGCGCTCGACGCCACGCTCGAGCACCTGTGGAAGGCCGAGCTGCCAGTGATCTGGGCGGGGCACGAGGTGCACCGCTTCGGGCTGCAGGACCTCCTCCTCGAGATCGTCCGCGAGACCGGCTTCCCCTTCGCCACCGACCTGCTGGGGAAGGGGCTGGTCCCCGAGAACACGCCGGGATTCGTGGGATGCTACGACGGCGCCTCGGCCAGCGAGAAGACCAAGCGCTTCGTGGAGAAGGCCGACTGGCTCCTCGGCCTGGGCAACCTGGTCACCGACGACTTCCTGCAGCTGGTGAAGGACAGCTACGGGACGATGTCGCTGGCGTGGAACAACTCCGTGCGCGTGGGCACCGCCGTGTGGGACTGCGCCCCCCTGCGCGACTTCATGGAAGGGCTCCTCCGCCGCCTGCGCGAGCGGAAGTACGGCGCCCCCGCCGATGCCGCGCCCGCGCTGGCCGCCGCCGGCGCGCCGTTGCTGATGGCCATGGCCGCGTCCGACGCGGCGGAGGCGGAGGACCCGCAGGTGACCTACGACCGCTTCTTCGCGCGGATGGAAAGCTGGGTCGACGAGGGGATGGTGCTGATGGCCGACACCAGCATCGTGCTCTACTCCGCGGCCGAGCTCCCCGTGAACCGGGCCGGCGGCTTCATCGCGCAGGCGGCGTGGAACTCGATCGGCTACACCACCGGCGCCTGCCTGGGCGTGGGCTTCGCGGAGGGCGACCGGCGCGCGGTGGTGTTCACCGGCGACGGCGGGTTCCAGATGGTGGCCCAGGCGCTCTCCGACGTGGTGCGCGCGAAGCACGGCGCCATCGTGTTCGTGTTCGACAACGCGCTGTACGGGATCGAGCAGGCGTTCGTGAACTACCGGTACTTCACCGAGGGCCAGCCCGCCGAGGCCTTCGACTTCCTGCACGCGTGGGACTACGCGCGCCTGGTGGACGTCTTCCGCGGCGGCTGGAGCGCCACCGTCACCACCATGGGCGAGCTGGAGGACGCGCTCGAGAAGGCGCGCGACAACGCCGGCTCGCTTTCCCTCATTACCCTGCGCATCCCGCAGAACGACATCACCCGCCAGATGCTGGAGCAGGCCGGCGCCTGATCTCCATCGCGGCGGACCGCCCGTAGACCGGGAGAAAAAAGAGCGAGGAGCCGCGCGGCTCCTCGCTCTTTTTCGGGTTCGTCGATCGCGGCACGATCCACGTCCCCGTGCATCCCAGGAACTGCCTTGTCTCACGCGGAGACACGGAGACGCGGGGAACTGCATGAGGTTTCTCCGCGTCTCCGCGGCTCCGCGTGAGGATCAAGAAGCGTCGTTCACGCAAATTCGAAGAGGGCGCGGGGATCTCTCCCAGCGCCCCCTCTCGACGCGTCTGCCTCGCGATCCGCGCGGGCGTCAGTGCACCGCGTTGATCATGTCGAACATGGGGAGGTACATGGCGACCACGATGCCGCCGATCACCACGCCCATCACCACGATCATGATCGGCTCGAGGATCGAGGTCAGCGCGCTCACCGCCGCGTCCACCTCGTCGTCGTAGAAGTCGGCGATCTTGGTCAGCATCTCGTCGAGGCCGCCGGTCTGCTCGCCCACGTTGATCATCTGCACCACCATCGGCGGGAACACGCCGCTCTCCTTCAGCGGCTCGGAGATGGTGGCACCCGCCGAGATGCTGGCGCGGCTCTTCATCACCGCGTCGTGCACCACGCGGTTGCCCGCCGTGCGCGCGGTGATCTGCAGCCCGTCGAGGATCGACACGCCGGAGGAGACCAGCGTGCCCAGCGTGCGGGTGAAGCGCGACACCGCGCTCTTGCGCAGCAGGTTGCCGAGGACGGGGAAGCGCAGCATCAGCCGGTCGAGCTGCAGCTTGCCGTTGTCGGTCTTGTAGTACTGCCGGATCCCGAACACCACCGCGATCCAGAAGAGCACCACCAGCCACATGTAGTGCTGCAGGAAGTTGCTGAGCGCCAGCACCACCCGCGTGGGCGCCGGCAGCTGCAGCCCCGCGCCGGTGAACATCCCCGCGAACACCGGCACCACCTTCCACAGCAGGATGGTGGTGCAGAGGATCACCACGATCAGCATCACCAGGGGGTACACCATGGCGCCCTTGATCTTGCGCGCCAGGGCGTCGTTCTTCTCCAGGAACACCGCCAGGCGCATCAGGATCACGTCCAGGATGCCGCCCGCCTCGCCGGCCGCCACCATGTTCACGTACAGCTCGGTGAACACCTTGGGGTGGCGCCGCAGCGCGTCGGCCAGCGTCTGCCCGGACTGGATGTCCTGCAGCACCTGGGCGATGATCTTCTTGAAGTTCTTGTTCTCCGTCTGCTCGGCCAGGATCGTCAGGCTCTGCACCAGCGGCAGGCCGGAGTTGATCATGGTGGAGAACTGGCGGGTGAAGATCACGACCTCGCGGGTCTTGATCCCCGTGCCGATCTGGAAGCTGATCTCCCGCGCCTTGGTGTTGACGGAGATCGGCCGCATGCGCTGGCGCACCAGCCACCCCACCACCTCCTCGCGGGTGGGGAGCTCGATCTCGCCGCTCTGGATCTCGCCGTTCAGGGCGCGGGCGCTGTACGCGAACGTGGGCATCGTTACCCCAGGGAACAGGGGACAGGGCACAGGGGACAGCGGGCGAGCCCATCACCCGCGTCCCATTCCGTCACCGCCGGGCGGAGATCCCTCCCCGCCGGGCGAACCATCACCGCGATCTCAAACGCACTTCCGCACTTTCGCACTTTCGCACTCAGGCGGGCACCGGCTCGCCCACCATCTGCAGGAACTCGTTGGGATCGCTGGAGCGCTTGAGCGCCTCCTCCAGCGCCACCTCGCGCTGCAGGTACAGCTCCTTCAGCGAGTCGTTCAGCGTCTGCATCCCGTGCTTCTTGCCGGCCTGCATGATCGAGTAGATCTGGTGCACCTTGTCGTCGCGGATGCAGGCGCGGATGGCGGGTGTGCACACCATCACCTCGGCCGCCATGGCCCGGCCGCGGCCGCGCGCCTTGGGAAGCAGCTGCTGCGTGACCACGCCCTCCAGCACGAACGCCAGCTGCGCGCGGATCTGCGGCTGCTGGTGCGCGGGGAACACGTCGATCACGCGGTTGATGGTCTCGGCCGCGCTGTTGGTGTGCAGCGTGGCCAGGCAGAGGTGGCCGGTCTCGGCGATGGTGAGCGCGGCCGAGACGGTCTCCAGGTCGCGCATCTCGCCCACCAGGATCACGTCGGGGTCCTGCCGCAGCGCGTACTTCAGCGCCCGCGCGAAGCTCTGCGTGTCGCTTCCCACCTCGCGCTGGTTGACCATGCACCCCTGGTGGCGGTGGATGAACTCGATCGGGTCCTCGATGGTGAGGATGTGGCCGCGCCGCTCCTTGTTGATCTTGTCGATGATCGCCGCGAGGGTCGTCGACTTCCCCGAGCCGGTGGGGCCGGTGACCAGGATCAGGCCGCGCGGCTTCTCGGCGAACTTCTGGATCACCGCCGGCAGGCGCAGCTCCTCGAACGTCTGGATCTTGAAGGGGATCTGCCGGATCGCGAGGGCGACGCAGCCGCGCTGGCGGTACACGTTGCCGCGGAAGCGCGCCAGGTTCTGGATGCCGAACGAGAAGTCCAGCTCGTCCTCGGTCTCGAAGCGCTTCTTCTGGTTCTCGGTGAGGATCGAGTAGGTCAGCTGCAGCGTGTCCTTGGGGGTGAGGACGTAGTCGGTCACGCTGTCGGTGATGTGCCCGTCCACGCGCACCTTGGGGCGCTCGCCGGCGGTGATGTGCAGGTCGCTGGCGCCGCGCTCGATCATCTCCTCCAGGAGCGAGCGCAGGTTCAGCGTCCGGGTCGCCTCGCGGGCGGTGGGGGCTTCGGCGGCGATGGTCATTCGTCAGGTCCTGCGGTTCAAGCGGAAACGGAGAAACGGTGGAGCGGCGGCCCGGTCACCCGGCCGCGGTCTCCTTGATCACTTCCTCGAGCGTGGTGATGCCCTTGCGCACCTTCACCATCCCGTCCATGCGCAGCGTCAGCATCCCCTCGGCCACGGCCTGCTGCTGCAGCTCGGCGGTGCTGGCGCCCTGCAGGATCATGCGGCGCAGCGTGGGGCTCATCGCCATCACCTCGTACAGGCCCTGGCGCCCCCGGTACCCGCTGCCGCCGCACTGGTCGCACCCCTTGCCGCGGTAGAAGGTGGTGTTGCGCATGTCGTCCTCGCTGATCCCGCCCACCTTCAGGTACTCGTCGGGATACTTCGCTTCTTCCTTGCAGTTGCTGCAGATGCGGCGGACCAGGCGCTGGGCGGTGATCAGGTTCACCGCCGAGGCGACGTTGAACGGCTCGATCCCCATGTCCACCATGCGGGTGATGGTGGAGGGCGCGTCGTTGGTGTGCAGCGTGGAGAGCACCAGGTGGCCGGTGAGCGCCGCCTTGATGCCGATGGACC
The nucleotide sequence above comes from Longimicrobium sp.. Encoded proteins:
- a CDS encoding fibronectin type III-like domain-contianing protein — its product is MPISSPLDSAVSLRLRAELSRPPAEDNHYTSKYIDQRRFRRVRLEPRQSTVVRFRLGMDDLSFYDARMRRVAEPGGFRVMTGGSSRDVQEARFQLTTRDGQPVPVPERCGTARLP
- a CDS encoding GNAT family N-acetyltransferase, which produces MIVVETERLRLRHFIADDAEFVLRLLNEPSFLQNIGDRGVRSVDDAVRYLENGPIASYARHGHGLNAVMLKETGERIGMCGLLKREQYDDVDVGYAFLPEFWGKGYAVEAASAVLEHGRRTLGLTRAIALVSPGNAGSVRVLEKLGFAFSRTVANASGAAETEIYELTRL
- a CDS encoding thiamine pyrophosphate-binding protein, encoding MSAATTTGGCTVARYLALRLAEVGAGHIFAVPGDYAGAFLSTIDNDASIGVTRVGTCNELEAGYAADAYARQRGAGAACVTFGVGTFSILNALAGSYVEQVPVVLVNGSPASQSRTTERREGVLFHHSTGTLSADEESVRNVTVAREVVRDPLTAPGQIDRALTAMLTWKRPVYIEVYANVWSLPCAGPAGKLEAGPLPTLQASLDAALDATLEHLWKAELPVIWAGHEVHRFGLQDLLLEIVRETGFPFATDLLGKGLVPENTPGFVGCYDGASASEKTKRFVEKADWLLGLGNLVTDDFLQLVKDSYGTMSLAWNNSVRVGTAVWDCAPLRDFMEGLLRRLRERKYGAPADAAPALAAAGAPLLMAMAASDAAEAEDPQVTYDRFFARMESWVDEGMVLMADTSIVLYSAAELPVNRAGGFIAQAAWNSIGYTTGACLGVGFAEGDRRAVVFTGDGGFQMVAQALSDVVRAKHGAIVFVFDNALYGIEQAFVNYRYFTEGQPAEAFDFLHAWDYARLVDVFRGGWSATVTTMGELEDALEKARDNAGSLSLITLRIPQNDITRQMLEQAGA
- a CDS encoding type II secretion system F family protein translates to MPTFAYSARALNGEIQSGEIELPTREEVVGWLVRQRMRPISVNTKAREISFQIGTGIKTREVVIFTRQFSTMINSGLPLVQSLTILAEQTENKNFKKIIAQVLQDIQSGQTLADALRRHPKVFTELYVNMVAAGEAGGILDVILMRLAVFLEKNDALARKIKGAMVYPLVMLIVVILCTTILLWKVVPVFAGMFTGAGLQLPAPTRVVLALSNFLQHYMWLVVLFWIAVVFGIRQYYKTDNGKLQLDRLMLRFPVLGNLLRKSAVSRFTRTLGTLVSSGVSILDGLQITARTAGNRVVHDAVMKSRASISAGATISEPLKESGVFPPMVVQMINVGEQTGGLDEMLTKIADFYDDEVDAAVSALTSILEPIMIVVMGVVIGGIVVAMYLPMFDMINAVH
- a CDS encoding sigma-70 family RNA polymerase sigma factor; the protein is MVSLTMLDAIDPRTLFLDSLPRIEAIAASLCRLYNVRGDEADDFVSWVRERLIENDYAVLGKYRGESELSTFLTVVITRLFHAHGRERMGRWRNSAEAERLGPVARELETLVFRDGCRLHEAAERMRTAGRTTMSDIELARLLDRLPVRRPLRPHEVGDEPLESAQGDSRADERVSREDAARHRSAVLAALFRVLERLGPEERMIVKMHLQDGTSVADVARALHLDQRALYRRIHRIRDQLRGMMEGEGVSRADVREFLDPGGG
- a CDS encoding GNAT family N-acetyltransferase: MSIDAISLDDVAVRRLDGPPDTGFDCGHQDQNLFLYGRAWEDQEEGISVTYLYYVHGILAGFVTVCMDSLLLSRRERGVRVRYETIGAVKIAQVGVDESFQSRRLGRRIVADAIVLAQLLGEIVGCRYVILDARLDVVRWYENLGFKHNTAMQEHRVERALKMKRDPDRLAKSMRFDIRAVG
- a CDS encoding DinB family protein, which encodes MKTTSLVLLALALPASLAGCAARSAPPAQQPSGPPANPITTVFRGRTMALQRNLAQAFDSIPERLYSYKPTPAQLSVGYIAQHLANDNYIFCDAFGDMKGTRAEEETTTADSVKATWPKEKLMAQLRASFTFCENAFAQLDDAKLADQVTMTFRGQSRQVTRAGMVLGHVVDMADHYSQIANYMRLNNMLPPTALPRPNQ
- a CDS encoding FAD-dependent oxidoreductase, whose translation is MARRILSHQPFRPFEKGERRYDVAVIGGGISGVYTAWRLKESDPELKVAVFEYGNRIGGRLYSYPMPGMPHIKAELGGMRWLLSHKIVVGLIDHLKLATREFPMGKDGGANNLMYLRRRQLRVKELNDPDKVPYLMNPDEQGMNPDQLQAWVMNSLLPFNSELSAEDWWTVPVLNGTPLYQLGFWNLLYKVLSSEAYQYMNDASGYYTNVANSTAPLSLPITEYDPNNKYYTLDEGYEELPRVVAERFRQLGGEIHMNHRLDSFGRRPSDGLYALCFARTETDAAGRTRDVARPDAFSDDPDAEAADAAEEHETHIDADRVVLALPRRSIELIRWNRLERDAALRHDLEAVISQAAFKMFLGYPYPWWRSLGLDAGRTITDMPIRQTYYFQTESEMPEGDPENHNSLLMVSYNDLGSVPFWKALEAGEPFEGTPGSPANAFVQGNAVPEHRFQISRDMVEAAQEQVREVHGLKFVPEPYTAVYHDWSEDPYGAGWHAWKAGEKFWEIMPRMRGIEGEKVHVCGEAYSIGQGWVEGALQTAELMLKEHFGLGRPSFIPREYYDKEMGP
- a CDS encoding OsmC family protein; its protein translation is MSEESVSVDLSLRGGYAFEADFHLPGVPALLLDEPAPLGEGAGPSASRLLAAAVGNCLSASLLFCMRKAHVEVEGMETHVDATIVRNERGRMRIGGIRVRLEPALADEDAARIARCAGLFEDFCIVGQSVLQGIDVQVEVNATTPAAA